The segment CCCTTGCCAACTTTTTAGAATTTTTCAAAattatgcagtgggtggagttaggctcagagctgggggtgaattTACACTTGAAggattatgttgttgtttgtgtgtgtgtttgtgtgtgcacgcagtGCCTGTTTTTTCATTACTATTAGGCCGTTGCTGgtattttttctttccttgCGGAATGTGTGACATCGCTGAATTACTGATGAGCTGCCTGGGCCTCTTTCCCCCCAGAACCCTACCCCATCACTGGGTTAGTAGCCATCACACAAAATGACTCTGCTGTATTCCTGAACTGGACCAGACCCATAGACTTCCCTCCAGAGGGGTCTTACTACATAACTACCAACTGCAGCAAGGCCCAGCCTAACCTGACAGTGGAGGCAGAAGCCATCTACATCACAGGGCTGAGCCCAGGCATCTCCTGCTTCTCTACTGTTTATAGCCAGGTCAATGACATCGCTGGAGACGCCGTCAGCATCTCATACAGCACAAGTACGGAGGCTTGTCTTTCATGGCTTGTCTTTCTTTAAATTTAGGATGGGCTCActattcatttgttttggtgGTTTGTCATGACTATGTGCTGCCTTTGACCCTAGACAGATTTTCAGTCACAGGACATAGCTTAGCTTGAAGGAGTTCTGCTTCTCCTGCATGTTCTTaatcacttctctctctctctatctctctctctctctcacatgcgcTCTGTTTCATTCACTCTTCCTCATTTTCTCACAGAGCCTCCTAAAGTCTCTCCTGAAGTCACGCATGTCGACACAAATGGCATCAATGTGACATGGACCCCCGTGAAGGGTGTTGACAAGTACATTGTCTCCTTGGCCACTGCTGGAGTCACCATTCGGACTGTTAACATTAGCAACAATGAGAGCACAAATCAAAATTTGTCACTTGCGTTTTCACACCTGCTGCCCGCCACCATCTATACGGTCACCATTACGACAGTCAGTGGTTCCTTCAGTGAGCCGTCAGATCCAGTTACCAAAGCAACCTGTGAGTACTCAAACCGGACTGATTGGATTGTCTGTAGTAGATGTACAATATCATTGCTGTATAGTCAGCTACATCTTGCTTCCTTCTTGGCTGAACTTCACGATACATTACTAACATCAGCTGAGATTGGTTGTCTGAACTGTCAGCTTCACTCAACCGTTTTGTTCTTTCCTGTAGATCCTACCCAGCCTGGAGAAATAAGAATCATAGACAAAACCACAGGCTCTATCACACTGTCATGGGGAAGTGCTCCAAACATGACCAATGCCAACTTCAGTTACATTGTCAGGTATGAAACTGGAGCTCATAGCAATGAAACCATGACCACAAACACCACCCGGCTCCTGTCCGGCCTGAATTCTGGAACTTCCTACAACATCTCTGTGTCAACCATTGGTCCGATGGACCTCAAGAGTGAACCGGTGTACCTGTACTATGTGACGACAAGTAAGGCTTTTGAACTGCCAGTACATACTACACTATACCTTCCATGCAAACGGTTTATGACCAGTCAAACTTGAGATGATAAAATATCAGTCTTCTCTGATCCCTTTCTTTGTTCAGTGTGTTATCCGCGGCAGGTGACAACGATAGGTTAACTTCAACCATTGAACACGGAAGTGTACATAGATAAGAAGTCTCGCATCCCCCCTAACTCTGGTGCATGTCCTCTTGTTTTGGCAGAACCCGAGAGTGTAACATCTCTGACCGTGTCCACAACATCCACAAACAGCATCACAGTTCAGTGGACCCCCCCCTCTGACGTCAAGGATGGATATAAGTATAGGGTCAGTGGCACCAATGGAGGAGCCACTAACACCACCCAGCTAAATGAATACACTTTCAGCGGTTTAAGTGCAGGAACTAAATACACCTTTAGCGTTCAGACCCTCACTGGTGATGGCACAGCAGGAGCTCTAGTGAATACATCTGACTGCACAGGTGAGCACTGGCCATGAAGCTGTGGAGCTCAGTTGGTTCTTGTCAGGCACTGGTGTAGAAATTGAGTTGTAATTATTTTAGTAGAGAAAAGTGTAAAAGTGACCTTGTTGCACAAATTATCATTTGTATTTCTTACACACtgatatttattttcctttttcctgcgtctgttcatgtttttttgttcatgTAAAGTCAAATCTGCACCTGGTGCCTGTTACATTTGACCTCAAAGTTTGTCTGCAGCAATAAGCCATCTGAGAATATTTCAACTGCTGTCAGCATATGCTAACCATGCTGTATTTGTGCTGTGCAGCTGCATCGGTGGTGTCTAAGTTAGACTGTTATGGGCCCAACCGGACTGATGCCATGCTGAGCCTAACATGGGCTAACCCTCCTGGCTCAAATATGGGGTTTGAAATCGAGCTGGGAAACTCCAAGCAGTTCATTCACACATGTAACCCCAGTTGCTCCTTTAACTTCTCTGGTCTGGACTACAACACCCTGTATACTGTTGCCATCTTGACCACTGGCTGTGGAAAGAACAGCTCTGTTAAAAGCATATCCTGCAAGACTGGcattacaggtgtgtgtgtgtttgtgtgtgtgtgtgtgtgtgtgtgtgtgtgtgtgtctgtctgtctgtctatctgtttgtccaTCAATTTTATAAGTAGCTTCCTACCAATGGAGCCTCAAGATGTGAGGTGTTACTCTTATActcatattcaattcaattcaatttcatttatatagcgccataacaatacaattgtctctaggcgctttacagagcccagagcctgaaacccccttagtgcaagcacaatggcaacacgggcaagaaaaaactccctgttagtcaggaaggaaccttaagcagaaccacagcacataagggggaacccatctgcttgaggtcggccgggtggagataggaaggggggaagggggagggttgtgtggcagaaggggaagggaaacaacaggtgttgtacatagcctgcatttggtagatgtacataatatatatacagacatccagtggtaaatacatgatacagacaagaccagtttagtggatatacactgtgctgatagggtatACCTTCATATACCTTCTTGGAATCTGTAAATCTTTAGTGTGACAGAGACATACATTCTGGTTAGCAATaactgtgtgtgcttgataaATGGGACCTCTCAAGCTTATCTGTCCTGATGTGAGATAAAATGGCACTGCAAGGACTGGACATGCTCATAAATGCACATTTATGGTTCTATACACATCTGATTGCTCGATTTGTGTGCTTCTTGTAGTCCCTCCTAAGACCAGCACTGAAGGCAGTGTGATGGCGACTGACATAGAGTTCGACAAGTTCACTCTTCAGCTGAACCCCAGCCTCTTCAACGACACCCACGGCCCTGTAGTCAGTTATGCCATCCTTTTGACCTCAGATCTTGGTATGATTGTCAAGATATATGTTCGGAACTTCTTTTATGTTGGTTTGAGTTTTACGTTTTGTCATCTTTGtacattatgtttttatttatttcatcataTATGTGTTATTTTCCCAACAAGGGTCATTAAGTGGAGGGCCAACCCAATACCTGACCAAGACCTTTTCAGACTGGACAGCAGGACAGACCGACACATACCTAGCTGTTGGTCAGGAATTCCCGTCTACAAGTCGCAGCTCAGATACGATCTCAGTGGTGATAGGAGATGGGTCTCAGTGGCAGGGATATGTAAACGGGCCACTCAATGCAAAGGGGACGTACAGGTAAGAGCACCCTGGCAGACTGACCAGAATGACATTGGATCTtcagatttaaaaacaaatggagATTGTCCTCGGTAATCTAGCATTCCGCACATCATACAGTTGTTATCTCCTTGATAGTTTCTCAGGGTTGCATGTATAGCATATTTGCAGGCCTATATGCAAATATCTTATAACGTATCTAAATGTATTGACCTCTTGTGATGGAACTCTGTAAATGACCCAATGTTTGTGTAATGGGCATGTACCTCTTTCTGTCACCTTCACAGATATGCCGTTGTCATCTTCACCCAGATGAAACTAGACAATGGACTAATTTCAGCAACAGACTCATACTTTTCAATCACAGAGTTTCACACGACAACAGTATATCTACCTGAAAATCCAGGTAACAACTATTAGAGCCCAACGAAAGGCATCACCAGTTTCCCTAAACAGCTCAATGGCAGTTATAGCcatccttcttccactctcaaTCACTTAAACATTACATTGTTTAAGGTGTAGGGCATATAACTTGGAGATAACTATGCCATTGTCATTCTGTGTGTCTAGCTGTCATTGGTGGAGCCATAGGAGGTGCTGTTGCAGCAGTGGTCTTTCTCCTCATCATCACTATGATTTTTGTTGTCGGCTTACGGAGGTTTGTGTAATTACCAGCACCTTTGAAACAGTATGCAAATGTACGATCCATCATGTGACATATCTTACAAGAGTTATGTTTAATTTTaggaagaaaaataaagaggaCACTCCAGGAGTGCCCATCCACTCCATAAGGTCAGTTTTGTTCAGAAATCATGGCCCTTATGGTCATATTtagttatttgtttatttaattaaaacatgaaaacatttgtTACATTTTTTAACTTGGCAATTGTTGATTGCTAATCTAAAATATCCCTCTTTTATTTTTACAGAAACAAAGTGTAAGTAATTCCCTCTAAGGACTCCTGCCACTGATCTATGTTGGGTATTTCCAAACATGTTTGAGCAGGTTTTACTTGACTGTAAGATTGTCCCTCTGTGTAAATTATGTCATATATAGAGTCATATTTTATTGCACAATTATTGTACATTTATGATCTTATTTTTTGGTTTTCTTGGCTTTTACAGAAGTGAACCTATAAAGGTGGAGGATTATGAAGCTCACTACAGGAGGCAAAGAGCAGACTCCTTCTGTGGCTTCGCAGAGGAATTTGAGGTGAGTTCTCGGATCTCATTTCCGTCATAGTTAACTTTCATGTATCAtattttacttaaaaaaatgCTGCTGGTTGTCCAGTAGCTCGAGGCCATTGTGGTACAAAGATACTCTAAGGGAGATGTTGCTAATAGATGTAACTGTGTACACTGTCATTTGTCATTCATTGTGAACTGTAGGCCATGCATCTGACATGGGTTTTGTAAAGAACATATAAGAGTATACTAATTGGGCTTCAGATGATTGTTCTGTAACTGTGTCCTTTCCCTGTGACGCATAGGACCTGAAGCCTGTGGGTATTGCTCAGGCAAAGAGCAGTGCTTTAGCCCCTGAAAACAGAGCAAAGAACCGCTACAACAATGTGCTACCCTGTAAGTCTgaataagtgtgtatgtgtgtgtttgtgtgtcctctgtATGCACACAATGCCTATAGTACTAAAAAGTtattacacatatataaattgttggtgtttttctaatctccctctctctgttcattaTATAGATGATAACTCACGGGTCAAGATGTCTGTCCATGGCAGTTTGTTTGATGATTACATCAATGCCAGCAACATGCCTGTATGTATGCCTCACTGTGTGAAggactcattcattcatctaaACTTGTTGATTTCTTATATTTGTATTGCGTGTTTGCGACTGAGGAACATTGTTAATGGGAGCGCTGGCGTGTTTGTTCCAGGGTTATAACTCCCGTAAGGAGTTTATCGCGGCCCAGGGCCCCTTGCCTGGTACAGTGAATGATTTCTGGAGGATGATCTGGGAGAAGAACGTTCACACGGTGGTCATGCTGACCAGATGCAATGAGCAAGGACGGGTGAGCTGTGGACCATGCAGGCGCATACTGACACTCTATTATAGCCAAGTCAGCGGTGTATATAACCTGATTAATGTCCTATAGGTGAAATGTGAGGAGTACTGGCCAGCTGAGTCTAAACATTTCAGCAATATAACTGTGACCACGACTTCTGAATTTCCTCTGGAGGACTGGACCATTCGGGACTTTGATGTCAAAAATGTGAGTTATTTCGATTgaaattatttatattatttcaaCCACAGAACCAATAGGGCTCCACTGACAACtggagacgtttttttttttttcgtagaCCCTGATGAAGTTATTTAGGTTGAATTTGTTTCCAGTCAACAGCCCATTTTGACATAAACTTTAAATATTGCCCTATTTACTTTCACACCGTAATTTAACTGATTAGTCATTTCATTAATTCAGTGCTTTCTGGCACTTCTGAAGGCACTTTATAAAGCATTAATTGCACGGGTTATCATAATTGACTTTGGACTGCTCCCGGCAAGTGAAAGTGCATTTGTAGCATGCCCTGTGCTCCTCTGTAGATGAAGACGGCAGAGACGCGTGCCGTGCGGCACTTCCACTTCACAGCCTGGCCAGACCACGGCGTGCCGGAGACCACTGAACTGCTCATCAACTTCAGACACCTGGTGCGGGAGCACATGGACCAGTACTCCCGCCACTCCCCCACCATGGTGCACTGCAGGTCAGCAGCCATCAGCACGAAACTCTCACCAACTCCCCATCACCCCCCCGCTACTCTCCCTATTTAACTCACTCATCTTCTTCACTGTCTATTTACTACACCTTTCCTCAGTCCTGTTtatgtgagagagtctgtggtCTAAAGTCTGAAGTCTGTATTTTTCCCCTGTAACACATAGTGCTGGTGTGGGACGTACTGGGACATTCATTGCCATCGATCGGCTCATCTTCCAGATAGAGCGAGATGGGCTGGTTGATATCTATGGAATCATCCATGACCTCCGAATGCACCGAACGCTTATGGTACAAACTGAGGTGAGTGACACGACTTCCTGTATGTATTGTCAAGTAGGAACATCAACTGTATATACAGGGTTAGTCTGTGTATAGAGGACCTATATACAGTCATTGAGTAGGAGACTTTAGCTGATGAATGGTAGAAGCTCCTAGAAATGTTACACTGAAAACTGAtgtgattctttttttcccagGACCAGTATGTGTTCCTGAATCAGTGTGCCATAGACATTATCAGGTCAAGGACGGGCACCAACGTGGATTTAATCTATCAGAACACCGCTGCCCTCACTATTTATGAAAACTTTGAACCCATGAAGAAGTCCAAAAATGGATACCACAAAGCCTAGGTGTCACAGCCCCTGAGCAAGCTTGGCTGTCTCTGTGACACCGCTGAAGTACCAGTTGAATTATTTCTTATCTATTGTCTTAATTTCCATAGAAGGGATTTTCATTTAaatattcatttatatatttatttaactgTAAGTATGAATGTGCAGTTCTTGAAGGAATTGCACCGTTTCAATACATAAAGACCACTTATGTTTTCTTAGCTTGTTTTGATCATTTCTATGAACCAGGTACTATCAGTGTAATTTCTTGTACTGTTATGTAGTTTACACACTGTATTGATACTGTAGATGTATTAGGTGTGCTATACTTCAGACtttcaaaatgatttatttttatatatgttaaaaataattaatttgtCTCATTTTATTTGTGCAATACATCATGTCATCCAAATATAAATATGCAAAAGTTTTATTTTGGTTAATATATATCGCACTCAGGACATCATTTATTATATGCTTTAGGTTGTGCATAAATGCTGATCTTTAAGGatgctgttaaatatttaaacaGATTTAAATGCtatatttgaatgtattttttATAGACTATGATATTGTTGCTCAAATATGAGCACTTTCTTACATTCTATCGGTTACTTTCCTCTTACTGTAGCCCTGCCCCACCCTCACCCTACATGCACTGAAAGCCTTCTTTATTCTGTTCTTGTTGGAGGTGGTGCAGGCCACGCAACCTTTATTTGGGTTACCTCACAATATAATGCATTTAGTTATAAAGACAACTGTTTTCCCTATCAAGCACAAGTTAAAACAATGATGGATCATATATAAAAATGTGACATTTTACCTACATGCTTAGGTATACTTTGATACATTCCACTGCCATATTGTAACATTATTTCAATCATCATTTCATTGTCCGTCATTTCAAATGGTAATTTGTTATTTCGAAGTAATTTCTTACTTTCTCTTCCTTACCGTGAGAACATGCTTTTGTCACATTTTCAAAAAAGGGATCTTAATTTTATTAGGGAAGGAAGGGTTGTAATTTTGTATGCACTATGCCTGTGACTACTGTATGTTTTGTAATTACCAACATctttgtataaatgtgtgtgtgtgtgtgtgtgtgtgcttgttccataaaaatgtaattgaaacaTTTCAAGTTGTGTGTACCTTAAACAGTTCAATCTCTTGTTATTCTCACGCTAAACTCTAAAAGAGAAATGCATTATGCTGCTTAAGATGAAAAACTATACATGTTCATATAGTGGAGTAGACTTAAATAACACACCTCTCTAAATATACTGTTGGTTACTGTCCTTTATGTGTGCTTTTATGTATCTTTGGTTATGTATGGGCTACCAGTCCAGCAGTAATACGTGAAGCAGACAACACACTGTTCTGAATTATGTAGCTGTACGTCACACCTCACCCATGCAGCCCATTTTCTTCTGAAAAAATACTGACATGTCTGGGGACCTCACTGACTTTtctaaaacatttcaaaacatgCATGACTTTTATTTCAACATGTAGGCCTACAGACAGTTCAGGTTGCCACTGTTATACCGGACGGACGGCACTGAGTCGAGAACTCCCTTGTGGATTAAAACATTACACCTGGATGGCATGATAAACTAGGCCAATTACAAACTTCCTGTCTCTTTCAAACAGCTGTTTGTCTTCAGTGTATGACAAGAACCAATGTAATTGTTCTGCGTTTTGTAGCATTTGCTTGTGGGcacaatatacaatataatcATGCAGCCACCTTGGGATCACATTCCCCATAGCTAAGGCCAAACGGTCCTAATCTTATACTACGGTAAAGAAGTAAAGTGAAACGCTTGAGGTGTGAATCTACCCATCATTCTTTTGGTGCAGTGCTGCCTCAGAGCTCACACAGAGGAGCTAGCCCTCcctaactctctgtctctctctctctcacacacacacacacacacacacacacacactcccctccacaTCATCcaccagcaacccccccccccccaacacacggGCTCGCACTCCACACTGCAGTCCTTCGGTGGAATGACAGTTAAGGATCCCCATGTTGCTGGGTCATACACAGTGATACAGTTCCAAGTGAGAGACAGGACTGGgaaaacaaaggcacacacGGACCTGCATCACAGTCCTAGCTGGGCTCCGACTGGCTGGATCGAGTGGCAGACTGTGTCTTTCATGCCGTGCTGTACCGTGAGTATAACCTGTTTCCAGCTCTGGGTTGCTAAAGGCATGGGGCAGCAGAATGGATACAATACAATGGCATACAGATCCGTCAGGTGT is part of the Clupea harengus chromosome 6, Ch_v2.0.2, whole genome shotgun sequence genome and harbors:
- the ptprja gene encoding receptor-type tyrosine-protein phosphatase eta isoform X2, whose protein sequence is MRRLQLFACVFLKAVILLCATVKVSHTQECTYCNYKASITTTEITINAGDTTCYVHNTTFNQTGTNIVVSGLTPGTTYSLTINCTNDCCANFTTPVSPTVTHINTTTVNVTWAGYPVTNTSVTTRPQVILDLTIVLVTSESVSLSWDKGEGKSPFFRVLWENKENGVNGSKSTSNTSAVVAGLSSSTKYEFWVRSVAADNLTVGDASDPKPVTTNPGVPTNIEAIDQGNSSLNVSWSRPEGSVTEYVVYLGGQNKSTTSPPVLFENLRPGTVYRCNVTSVLGSARTPSDTVELATEPNPPEAVSIADRTNTSLSLTWNTPLLMSGVTPLSYNASYSSSSSQVVQVTEAGTSVTLSSLSSGTEYSINVSTIGALGLRSSIVSLTEYTLPNSVGNLRCRSVSTSLLELEWDSPLGYQSYYSYRVQTISPTQTDQNVPGNTANLTGLQPATAYNFSVTTTIPDLQGLPAYILCYTKPKSVDNLVAQFVSTTQILLTWSHPDDKGIYTYEALLVHAQGQSKSTSDNSTTFENLEPGTDYTFSVTTKAYGETSEPSVASSFTNVGKATGLTAIGTNSTMAVNWVKPSGNVKMYIITIKQKETLIQNVSQKNNQEVVFENLRPGKNYTITVTTKSGPFQEVSDMVKNATYPNPPRELQVEQYTNSSIRLKWERPLDMDVGEYSFTVSYENTQSLTKDDNITVNNLLSGTQYSFTVKTVGALGYESTAVTTQQYTKPNSVSELTWLNISMETVTVEWTQSDAKEGYSYRVDVSYPNGTQIKQLNVSDTSATVGGLQSGGRYNVTVTTQTAGGTHAPAKSITALTKPYPITGLVAITQNDSAVFLNWTRPIDFPPEGSYYITTNCSKAQPNLTVEAEAIYITGLSPGISCFSTVYSQVNDIAGDAVSISYSTKPPKVSPEVTHVDTNGINVTWTPVKGVDKYIVSLATAGVTIRTVNISNNESTNQNLSLAFSHLLPATIYTVTITTVSGSFSEPSDPVTKATYPTQPGEIRIIDKTTGSITLSWGSAPNMTNANFSYIVRYETGAHSNETMTTNTTRLLSGLNSGTSYNISVSTIGPMDLKSEPVYLYYVTTKPESVTSLTVSTTSTNSITVQWTPPSDVKDGYKYRVSGTNGGATNTTQLNEYTFSGLSAGTKYTFSVQTLTGDGTAGALVNTSDCTAASVVSKLDCYGPNRTDAMLSLTWANPPGSNMGFEIELGNSKQFIHTCNPSCSFNFSGLDYNTLYTVAILTTGCGKNSSVKSISCKTGITVPPKTSTEGSVMATDIEFDKFTLQLNPSLFNDTHGPVVSYAILLTSDLGSLSGGPTQYLTKTFSDWTAGQTDTYLAVGQEFPSTSRSSDTISVVIGDGSQWQGYVNGPLNAKGTYRYAVVIFTQMKLDNGLISATDSYFSITEFHTTTVYLPENPAVIGGAIGGAVAAVVFLLIITMIFVVGLRRKKNKEDTPGVPIHSIRNKVSEPIKVEDYEAHYRRQRADSFCGFAEEFEDLKPVGIAQAKSSALAPENRAKNRYNNVLPYDNSRVKMSVHGSLFDDYINASNMPGYNSRKEFIAAQGPLPGTVNDFWRMIWEKNVHTVVMLTRCNEQGRVKCEEYWPAESKHFSNITVTTTSEFPLEDWTIRDFDVKNMKTAETRAVRHFHFTAWPDHGVPETTELLINFRHLVREHMDQYSRHSPTMVHCSAGVGRTGTFIAIDRLIFQIERDGLVDIYGIIHDLRMHRTLMVQTEDQYVFLNQCAIDIIRSRTGTNVDLIYQNTAALTIYENFEPMKKSKNGYHKA
- the ptprja gene encoding receptor-type tyrosine-protein phosphatase eta isoform X1, with the protein product MRRLQLFACVFLKAVILLCATVKVSHTQECTYCNYKASITTTEITINAGDTTCYVHNTTFNQTGTNIVVSGLTPGTTYSLTINCTNDCCANFTTQAVSPTVTHINTTTVNVTWAGYPVTNTSVTTRPQVILDLTIVLVTSESVSLSWDKGEGKSPFFRVLWENKENGVNGSKSTSNTSAVVAGLSSSTKYEFWVRSVAADNLTVGDASDPKPVTTNPGVPTNIEAIDQGNSSLNVSWSRPEGSVTEYVVYLGGQNKSTTSPPVLFENLRPGTVYRCNVTSVLGSARTPSDTVELATEPNPPEAVSIADRTNTSLSLTWNTPLLMSGVTPLSYNASYSSSSSQVVQVTEAGTSVTLSSLSSGTEYSINVSTIGALGLRSSIVSLTEYTLPNSVGNLRCRSVSTSLLELEWDSPLGYQSYYSYRVQTISPTQTDQNVPGNTANLTGLQPATAYNFSVTTTIPDLQGLPAYILCYTKPKSVDNLVAQFVSTTQILLTWSHPDDKGIYTYEALLVHAQGQSKSTSDNSTTFENLEPGTDYTFSVTTKAYGETSEPSVASSFTNVGKATGLTAIGTNSTMAVNWVKPSGNVKMYIITIKQKETLIQNVSQKNNQEVVFENLRPGKNYTITVTTKSGPFQEVSDMVKNATYPNPPRELQVEQYTNSSIRLKWERPLDMDVGEYSFTVSYENTQSLTKDDNITVNNLLSGTQYSFTVKTVGALGYESTAVTTQQYTKPNSVSELTWLNISMETVTVEWTQSDAKEGYSYRVDVSYPNGTQIKQLNVSDTSATVGGLQSGGRYNVTVTTQTAGGTHAPAKSITALTKPYPITGLVAITQNDSAVFLNWTRPIDFPPEGSYYITTNCSKAQPNLTVEAEAIYITGLSPGISCFSTVYSQVNDIAGDAVSISYSTKPPKVSPEVTHVDTNGINVTWTPVKGVDKYIVSLATAGVTIRTVNISNNESTNQNLSLAFSHLLPATIYTVTITTVSGSFSEPSDPVTKATYPTQPGEIRIIDKTTGSITLSWGSAPNMTNANFSYIVRYETGAHSNETMTTNTTRLLSGLNSGTSYNISVSTIGPMDLKSEPVYLYYVTTKPESVTSLTVSTTSTNSITVQWTPPSDVKDGYKYRVSGTNGGATNTTQLNEYTFSGLSAGTKYTFSVQTLTGDGTAGALVNTSDCTAASVVSKLDCYGPNRTDAMLSLTWANPPGSNMGFEIELGNSKQFIHTCNPSCSFNFSGLDYNTLYTVAILTTGCGKNSSVKSISCKTGITVPPKTSTEGSVMATDIEFDKFTLQLNPSLFNDTHGPVVSYAILLTSDLGSLSGGPTQYLTKTFSDWTAGQTDTYLAVGQEFPSTSRSSDTISVVIGDGSQWQGYVNGPLNAKGTYRYAVVIFTQMKLDNGLISATDSYFSITEFHTTTVYLPENPAVIGGAIGGAVAAVVFLLIITMIFVVGLRRKKNKEDTPGVPIHSIRNKVSEPIKVEDYEAHYRRQRADSFCGFAEEFEDLKPVGIAQAKSSALAPENRAKNRYNNVLPYDNSRVKMSVHGSLFDDYINASNMPGYNSRKEFIAAQGPLPGTVNDFWRMIWEKNVHTVVMLTRCNEQGRVKCEEYWPAESKHFSNITVTTTSEFPLEDWTIRDFDVKNMKTAETRAVRHFHFTAWPDHGVPETTELLINFRHLVREHMDQYSRHSPTMVHCSAGVGRTGTFIAIDRLIFQIERDGLVDIYGIIHDLRMHRTLMVQTEDQYVFLNQCAIDIIRSRTGTNVDLIYQNTAALTIYENFEPMKKSKNGYHKA
- the ptprja gene encoding receptor-type tyrosine-protein phosphatase eta isoform X4; the encoded protein is MRRLQLFACVFLKAVILLCATVKVSHTQECTYCNYKASITTTEITINAGDTTCYVHNTTFNQTGTNIVVSGLTPGTTYSLTINCTNDCCANFTTQAVSPTVTHINTTTVNVTWAGYPVTNTSVTTRPQVILDLTIVLVTSESVSLSWDKGEGKSPFFRVLWENKENGVNGSKSTSNTSAVVAGLSSSTKYEFWVRSVAADNLTVGDASDPKPVTTNPGVPTNIEAIDQGNSSLNVSWSRPEGSVTEYVVYLGGQNKSTTSPPVLFENLRPGTVYRCNVTSVLGSARTPSDTVELATEPNPPEAVSIADRTNTSLSLTWNTPLLMSGVTPLSYNASYSSSSSQVVQVTEAGTSVTLSSLSSGTEYSINVSTIGALGLRSSIVSLTEYTLPNSVGNLRCRSVSTSLLELEWDSPLGYQSYYSYRVQTISPTQTDQNVPGNTANLTGLQPATAYNFSVTTTIPDLQGLPAYILCYTKPKSVDNLVAQFVSTTQILLTWSHPDDKGIYTYEALLVHAQGQSKSTSDNSTTFENLEPGTDYTFSVTTKAYGETSEPSVASSFTNVGKATGLTAIGTNSTMAVNWVKPSGNVKMYIITIKQKETLIQNVSQKNNQEVVFENLRPGKNYTITVTTKSGPFQEVSDMVKNATYPNPPRELQVEQYTNSSIRLKWERPLDMDVGEYSFTVSYENTQSLTKDDNITVNNLLSGTQYSFTVKTVGALGYESTAVTTQQYTKPNSVSELTWLNISMETVTVEWTQSDAKEGYSYRVDVSYPNGTQIKQLNVSDTSATVGGLQSGGRYNVTVTTQTAGGTHAPAKSITALTKPYPITGLVAITQNDSAVFLNWTRPIDFPPEGSYYITTNCSKAQPNLTVEAEAIYITGLSPGISCFSTVYSQVNDIAGDAVSISYSTNPTQPGEIRIIDKTTGSITLSWGSAPNMTNANFSYIVRYETGAHSNETMTTNTTRLLSGLNSGTSYNISVSTIGPMDLKSEPVYLYYVTTKPESVTSLTVSTTSTNSITVQWTPPSDVKDGYKYRVSGTNGGATNTTQLNEYTFSGLSAGTKYTFSVQTLTGDGTAGALVNTSDCTAASVVSKLDCYGPNRTDAMLSLTWANPPGSNMGFEIELGNSKQFIHTCNPSCSFNFSGLDYNTLYTVAILTTGCGKNSSVKSISCKTGITVPPKTSTEGSVMATDIEFDKFTLQLNPSLFNDTHGPVVSYAILLTSDLGSLSGGPTQYLTKTFSDWTAGQTDTYLAVGQEFPSTSRSSDTISVVIGDGSQWQGYVNGPLNAKGTYRYAVVIFTQMKLDNGLISATDSYFSITEFHTTTVYLPENPAVIGGAIGGAVAAVVFLLIITMIFVVGLRRKKNKEDTPGVPIHSIRNKVSEPIKVEDYEAHYRRQRADSFCGFAEEFEDLKPVGIAQAKSSALAPENRAKNRYNNVLPYDNSRVKMSVHGSLFDDYINASNMPGYNSRKEFIAAQGPLPGTVNDFWRMIWEKNVHTVVMLTRCNEQGRVKCEEYWPAESKHFSNITVTTTSEFPLEDWTIRDFDVKNMKTAETRAVRHFHFTAWPDHGVPETTELLINFRHLVREHMDQYSRHSPTMVHCSAGVGRTGTFIAIDRLIFQIERDGLVDIYGIIHDLRMHRTLMVQTEDQYVFLNQCAIDIIRSRTGTNVDLIYQNTAALTIYENFEPMKKSKNGYHKA